A single region of the Chitinivibrionia bacterium genome encodes:
- a CDS encoding Rpn family recombination-promoting nuclease/putative transposase yields METAANREYKSSVFASLFGEKEVLLELYNAINNTNYGKDTDVKMATLDGVLFRGGLQNDLSFMIDDKFVVLIEHQSTVNENMPFRMLNYISEVYKNVIDGKAIYKERKVMIPHPEFIVLYNGEDDYPDHATLKLSNSFKLRGEECPINLEVIVEVYNINKGRNPQFAEKSENLNGYEEFMAVIRANEAGGMDKKEAIIEAVKYCQSHRILEDYLINKGQEVITMLLKEWDLETAQKVREEERVERIAINMLKKGMSVDDVAELTGLFVDDVLRLEY; encoded by the coding sequence ATGGAGACGGCGGCAAACAGGGAATATAAAAGCAGTGTTTTTGCTAGTTTGTTTGGCGAAAAAGAGGTTTTGTTGGAATTGTATAATGCAATTAATAACACAAATTACGGAAAAGATACAGATGTAAAAATGGCAACGCTTGACGGTGTTTTGTTTAGAGGCGGACTGCAAAACGACCTTTCGTTTATGATTGACGACAAATTTGTAGTTTTAATAGAACACCAATCGACAGTTAACGAAAATATGCCGTTCAGAATGCTGAATTACATCTCGGAAGTATATAAAAACGTAATAGACGGCAAGGCGATTTACAAAGAACGCAAGGTGATGATACCGCATCCTGAGTTTATTGTTTTATACAACGGCGAAGACGATTACCCTGATCATGCAACGCTTAAATTGTCGAATTCGTTTAAGTTGCGCGGAGAAGAATGTCCGATAAATCTTGAAGTAATCGTAGAGGTTTATAACATAAACAAGGGACGAAACCCCCAATTTGCGGAAAAGAGCGAAAATCTGAACGGTTATGAAGAGTTTATGGCGGTAATACGTGCAAATGAAGCCGGCGGTATGGACAAGAAAGAAGCGATAATAGAAGCGGTAAAATATTGTCAAAGCCACAGAATTTTGGAAGATTATTTAATAAATAAAGGACAGGAGGTTATTACTATGCTGTTAAAAGAATGGGATTTGGAGACTGCGCAAAAAGTGCGAGAGGAAGAACGAGTGGAACGAATAGCAATAAACATGCTGAAAAAAGGCATGTCTGTCGATGATGTTGCTGAATTGACAGGTCTCTTCGTTGATGACGTTCTGCGATTGGAATACTAA
- a CDS encoding outer membrane protein assembly factor, with protein MKNIKVAFLVIFFFLSVALFADDTQNQTAQSRDFSLSGFGGALFPTIYGENRSWLWVVLQFKYKDFLREGQHLYFDVGAWQDRHFGTTMHIPLGASNYFFDIGGLVGRRPSLVFEEELSPYLNTFTRFGRNISERHRVCYEIAPRFRRYSLMSQNTRGDWLSGDIIDEFWEVYQRLQYRFRLSDNLYPPMLSTFAQISLNTNIMLAFENVFWGISGELSQNIPVSYRARQSFLLRTRFDTTPIGERHRYGGFLTGGAFFVRGWNDNFIGSRDSVNFGNRIVGTAEYQFYIATLPEMRMGAFSWVDHTLSGFRPVMTGALFLDAGYLFETFSSPRESINANAASAGIAIRLLQPRMRSGASLDFAWQISGTQKYLNKNRNYPVVHLGFVQHF; from the coding sequence GTGAAAAATATTAAAGTTGCGTTTTTGGTTATATTCTTTTTTTTGTCGGTCGCTCTTTTTGCGGACGATACCCAAAACCAAACCGCTCAGAGCCGAGATTTTAGTTTGTCGGGCTTTGGAGGCGCTTTGTTTCCGACAATTTATGGTGAAAACAGGTCGTGGCTTTGGGTTGTTTTGCAATTTAAATACAAAGATTTTCTTAGGGAAGGGCAACACCTTTATTTTGACGTGGGAGCTTGGCAAGACAGGCATTTCGGAACAACTATGCACATTCCGTTGGGAGCAAGCAATTATTTTTTTGACATAGGCGGACTTGTCGGCAGAAGACCGTCGCTTGTTTTTGAAGAAGAACTTTCGCCGTATCTTAATACTTTTACGCGTTTTGGGCGAAATATTTCGGAAAGACACAGAGTTTGCTACGAAATTGCCCCGCGTTTCAGAAGATACAGCCTAATGTCGCAAAACACTCGCGGCGATTGGCTGAGCGGCGACATTATAGACGAATTTTGGGAAGTTTATCAAAGACTGCAATACCGATTTAGGCTGAGCGACAATCTTTATCCGCCTATGCTTTCTACTTTTGCGCAAATTTCGCTTAATACAAACATAATGCTTGCGTTTGAAAACGTATTTTGGGGAATTTCGGGAGAATTAAGCCAAAATATTCCTGTTTCTTACAGAGCGAGGCAGTCATTTTTGCTGAGAACAAGATTTGATACCACGCCGATAGGAGAACGCCACAGATACGGCGGATTTTTAACAGGCGGCGCGTTTTTTGTCCGCGGTTGGAACGACAATTTTATCGGAAGCAGAGACAGCGTAAATTTCGGCAATAGAATAGTCGGCACTGCAGAATATCAGTTTTATATTGCAACGCTTCCCGAAATGCGTATGGGTGCTTTTTCTTGGGTTGACCACACATTAAGCGGATTTAGACCTGTAATGACAGGTGCGCTGTTTTTGGACGCAGGCTATCTGTTTGAGACTTTTAGTTCGCCGAGAGAAAGCATAAACGCAAATGCGGCAAGCGCAGGTATTGCAATTCGTCTTTTACAGCCGCGAATGCGTTCGGGCGCGTCGCTTGACTTCGCTTGGCAAATTTCGGGAACGCAAAAATATTTAAACAAAAATCGCAATTATCCTGTTGTCCATTTGGGTTTTGTTCAACACTTTTAG
- a CDS encoding FapA family protein — translation MAILDEIANIVESRDEDGKLYIMVYPETEKEPLIEKFTELYENVLGGDLELVKRVIKKASGSWECIGDIPIDYDRELDQLITVKTNPMKVYMGVSIDAKAKNLTVDKLLARLKIVGVVFGIKHNVLEDILVKQLYEQFHLVAEGVPPIEGYDGSLEMKVNTEKSSEPKKLEDGSVDYREISAFTTIFAGDIIGTQIPADHGTPGTDVLGNAVPPKPRKEFVMKPAQFISVSEDGKNLVADTTGVLINKAGLLSIKERLELKNVDYNTGNVRFPGAIDVEGNVAADFCVESESDIVIHGMVESATIKSKGGSVKISGGIIGKNNTFISAKTAISINFAQDTDFECIEGDVNVGNYMHHCNVICKNYKTLNEKSAVVGGKIEANESITVSNSSNEEGVATELTLYSQLEKELIAKRAKLEEVQKPLAELLKNSDYAYKNKTTAIKTFGYKEGSPQYNDYLASKKKYEEIKAKSELVENNLTAINAKLAEERQHTGHIAILKNGFAGTVIKIGRYKYYIKDNVFARKYYLEGAEIVGGPLIAVKTPEGKDGANEQASADRPDTITIQTKKQYGLKKGTED, via the coding sequence ATGGCTATATTGGATGAAATTGCAAATATTGTCGAAAGCAGAGATGAAGACGGCAAACTTTATATAATGGTTTATCCGGAAACGGAAAAAGAGCCGTTGATTGAGAAATTCACCGAGTTGTACGAAAATGTACTCGGCGGTGATTTGGAACTTGTCAAAAGGGTTATAAAAAAAGCAAGCGGCAGTTGGGAGTGTATCGGCGATATACCTATTGACTACGACAGAGAACTCGACCAACTTATAACGGTAAAAACAAATCCGATGAAAGTGTATATGGGCGTCTCTATTGACGCGAAAGCAAAAAACCTTACTGTCGATAAACTTTTGGCGCGCCTAAAAATTGTCGGAGTAGTTTTCGGTATTAAGCATAATGTTCTCGAAGACATACTCGTGAAGCAACTTTATGAGCAATTTCATTTGGTTGCGGAGGGAGTTCCGCCCATAGAAGGATATGACGGTTCCTTAGAAATGAAAGTCAACACGGAAAAAAGCAGTGAGCCTAAAAAACTGGAAGACGGCTCTGTGGATTACAGAGAAATTTCGGCATTTACCACCATATTTGCGGGCGACATTATAGGAACGCAAATTCCCGCCGACCACGGAACTCCGGGAACAGACGTTTTAGGAAACGCCGTGCCGCCCAAACCGCGAAAAGAATTTGTTATGAAGCCCGCACAGTTTATTTCGGTATCGGAAGACGGTAAAAATCTTGTTGCGGACACAACGGGCGTGCTAATAAACAAAGCAGGACTGCTCTCTATAAAAGAACGTCTGGAATTAAAAAATGTCGATTACAATACAGGAAATGTGAGATTTCCGGGAGCGATAGATGTTGAAGGAAACGTTGCGGCGGATTTTTGCGTAGAAAGCGAAAGCGATATTGTTATTCACGGAATGGTGGAAAGTGCAACAATAAAATCCAAAGGCGGTTCGGTAAAAATAAGCGGCGGAATAATAGGGAAAAACAATACGTTTATCTCGGCAAAAACCGCAATCAGCATAAATTTTGCGCAGGACACCGATTTTGAGTGCATAGAAGGAGACGTAAATGTCGGAAATTATATGCACCATTGCAACGTAATTTGCAAAAATTATAAAACTCTCAACGAAAAATCGGCGGTTGTCGGCGGAAAAATAGAGGCTAACGAAAGCATTACTGTCTCAAACTCATCAAATGAAGAAGGAGTTGCAACCGAACTAACACTTTACAGCCAACTCGAAAAAGAATTGATTGCAAAGCGCGCTAAATTGGAAGAAGTGCAAAAACCGCTCGCAGAATTGCTTAAAAACTCAGATTACGCCTACAAAAACAAAACGACGGCGATAAAAACATTCGGCTACAAAGAAGGAAGCCCGCAATACAACGATTATCTGGCAAGCAAGAAAAAATATGAGGAAATAAAAGCAAAGAGTGAACTCGTGGAAAATAACCTTACCGCAATAAACGCAAAACTTGCCGAAGAAAGACAACACACAGGTCATATTGCAATTTTGAAAAACGGATTTGCGGGAACTGTCATAAAAATCGGCAGATACAAATATTACATAAAAGACAACGTTTTTGCGAGAAAATACTATCTCGAAGGCGCAGAAATTGTCGGCGGACCGCTGATTGCCGTAAAAACACCCGAAGGCAAAGATGGTGCAAACGAGCAAGCAAGCGCCGACAGACCCGATACAATAACAATCCAGACAAAAAAGCAATACGGGCTAAAAAAAGGCACAGAAGACTAA